The genomic segment GTCACCGAGGAAGCTGGTCACCCGGACCTGGTTGGCGGGCTCGGGCATGGTGGTGAAGGTGCTGCTCACCGTCGCCGGCTTACCGTCGTCGCCGGTCGCCGTCACGGTCGCCGTGTACGCGGTGCCGTAGTCGAGCTGGCCGGCGGGGAGCCAGCTCGTACCGTCCTCGCTCAGCTCGCCCTCGACGGCGGCGCCGGCCGCGTCCTTGACCTCGACCGTCGTGGAGACCGCGTCGGTGGTGGTGAGGGCGATCTCGGTGGAGGCCGGCACGTCGGTGGCGTCGGCCGCGGGCGCGGTGATCGACGCGGTGGCCTTCGGGCCGGACTCGGCGTCGCCGTCCTGCCAGGACGGGCCGTCCCCGTCGCCGGTGCAGCCGCCGGCCAGGAGCACCACCGTGACCAGCGCGCCGGACAGCAGGGCCCGCGCGGCGCCTCGCCTCCGGTGGCCGGGTCGGTTGGACTGCTCTCGGATCGCTCGCATGGCTCCCTCTTTACCCCCCGGTTCCCCGTACCCCACGGGTTTCGGTCCTTCCCATCCTCTCCCACTGACGCACGAAAGCGGGTCCCGGTTGCGTTTCATGACCGGGAACACCGCTCTCGTGGGGCGTTATTGGTTTATCGTGATGTTTTGTCCCGTGGGCCAGGTCACCTGCTCGGTGGACTCAGGCGGTCACCGGCAGGGCGCTGCCCTTGACGAACTCCTCCCAGGACATGTTCCACGCCGTCCAGCCGTTGCCGGCCGCCAGCTTCCGTTCGGTGCCGGTCACCGTGATCGGGTCGCCGACCCGGGTCCGCTCGAACAACCACCGGGCGTTCGCCGTCGAGACGTTGACGCAGCCGTGTGAGACGTTGCGCCGGCCCTGGTCGTCCACCGACCACGGCGCCGCGTGGATGTACTCGCCACCCCAGGTCAGCCGCTGGGCGAAGGAGATGTCGGTGCGGTACCCCTCGACCGGGCCCAACTCGGCGAAGGTGTCGAAGACCGTCGCCTCCTTCTTCTCCATGATCACCATGGTGCCGCTGGACGACGGGGTGCTCTTCTTGCCCAGGCTCACCGGCATGGTGCGCACGACCTGGTCGTTCTCGTAGACCGTCATCTTCTTGGTCGCGTTGTCGACCTTCAGCTCCCGCTTGTCGCCGATCTTCGACTCGGCCGTGCGGTCCACGTTGCCGTACCGGCCGTTGCTCAGCGGGATCCCCTCCAGCGCGATCCGGACGCTGAGCGTCGTACCCGGCTGCCAGTACTCCGGGGCGCGGTAGTACGCCTGGGTGCCGTTGCTCACCCAGTGCCAGGCGCCCGGCTGCGGCGGCACGGTCTCCACGAACATCCGCTTCTGCACCTTCGCCCGGTCCTTCTTCGGGATCCCGGGCGAGAACTCCACCACCACCGGCATGGCCACCCCGTAGGTGTTGCCGTCGAAGAGGTAGAGCCCCGAGCCGATCAGTGAGCCGGGCTTGCCCATCGTGGTGAAGGCCGTCGTCCGGGTCTCCACCTGGCCGGTCGGACCGGTCGCGGTGACGCTGGCGGTGTACTTGGTGGCGTACTTCAACGGAACCTTCGGCACCCAGGACGACCCGTCCTCGCGCATCGCTCCCTTGACCGCGCCGCCGCCCTCGGCGGTGAGCGTGACCTCGGTGATCTCGCCGCCGCCCAGCTCGATCCCGATCTCGGTGCTGACCGGGAGCTTCTTGGCGCCCTCGGCCGGCGTGACCGCGAGCGTCACCGGCACCGCCGGCGGCGTCGGGCTCGCCGAGCTCTCCGGCGGCACCTCCGTACCCTGCACGAACCGCGCCGGTTGGTCGCCGCCGCACCCCGTCAGGGCCAACACTGCTGACAGACCCAGGGCAGCCGTTACCGCCCGGGCCCGCGTGAACTTCCC from the Solwaraspora sp. WMMD1047 genome contains:
- a CDS encoding Ig-like domain-containing protein, whose translation is MGKFTRARAVTAALGLSAVLALTGCGGDQPARFVQGTEVPPESSASPTPPAVPVTLAVTPAEGAKKLPVSTEIGIELGGGEITEVTLTAEGGGAVKGAMREDGSSWVPKVPLKYATKYTASVTATGPTGQVETRTTAFTTMGKPGSLIGSGLYLFDGNTYGVAMPVVVEFSPGIPKKDRAKVQKRMFVETVPPQPGAWHWVSNGTQAYYRAPEYWQPGTTLSVRIALEGIPLSNGRYGNVDRTAESKIGDKRELKVDNATKKMTVYENDQVVRTMPVSLGKKSTPSSSGTMVIMEKKEATVFDTFAELGPVEGYRTDISFAQRLTWGGEYIHAAPWSVDDQGRRNVSHGCVNVSTANARWLFERTRVGDPITVTGTERKLAAGNGWTAWNMSWEEFVKGSALPVTA